The genomic stretch GGTGTGGCTGCCATGATCATGGTCGAGGACAATCTTGTCACCGAAGTCGTAGACGAGCACTTTACCATACTGAGCGTGCGGCTTCGCGGCCTTCTCGAGGTAGATAATGCCATCTTTGATGATATTACCTTCAACACCCGTAATGGACTCGGTCTGTCTTCGGCCCAGCACAGAACTGTCGCCGTTAACCTTGGTGAGCTCCAACTCGCCCAATGAGTTCGCCTCATGATATTGGCCGTCATGCTCGACAAGCGCTCCGTCGACTGGGAAATAGGCACGTAGGGTGCCAGACCCCTGATCGTAGAAGTAGTTTGGCAGATTTTTCCACACCTCTGGGTGATTGTTGTAGTGGTCGTTCAGATCGTCCAACTCTTCGGCGGGGATCTTGATGTTCTTGTAACCGACTAATTTGACGGTGTCATTACCGAGCGAGTAGTCTAGTGAGTTGATGTAGCGCTCCTCGAAGAGCCTCACATCTCTCTCGGAGAGAGGCAGGCCATATGAAAG from Aspergillus oryzae RIB40 DNA, chromosome 1 encodes the following:
- a CDS encoding uncharacterized protein (predicted protein), producing the protein MKASFISRLLSLTAFAISSNLSYGLPLSERDVRLFEERYINSLDYSLGNDTVKLVGYKNIKIPAEELDDLNDHYNNHPEVWKNLPNYFYDQGSGTLRAYFPVDGALVEHDGQYHEANSLGELELTKVNGDSSVLGRRQTESITGVEGNIIKDGIIYLEKAAKPHAQYGKVLVYDFGDKIVLDHDHGSHTKRDGKKSCMKNHGGPNCSDKFNIHNNKCKKRHDICMDYNGWFSNCKKNGSTWRNFPGSDCDKALGRGKCGNEVM